The Allorhodopirellula heiligendammensis genome includes a window with the following:
- a CDS encoding lysophospholipid acyltransferase family protein, producing the protein MRRLPRQPGAAAMTASTVSPNTASSGSQSSAITDALTYAVVRVVVAVIQVLPMDMGDHLCRGLAVALAGPLAIRRRVIADTLANVYPTASAAQKHQLTLSMWHHLMLMICEIAWAQRRLHLANWTDHIRFRGNREILATSLVSRPSVLVSGHFGNFEIGSYTFGLMGVRTLAIARTLDNAYLHRWVERFRGAKGQLLVDKNGCAPIVDQFMREGGALSLLADQHAGNKGLWVDFCGVPASCHKALALFSLTNQAPMLALYTRRVDGRPLQFESALVEMVDPLAIDIDERSRVACESVESLTHWYNRQLERIIDIAPEQYWWLHRRWRTPPPRIAKRFAKAKQCHTQHNTSPGQEAQAA; encoded by the coding sequence ATGCGACGCCTCCCTCGCCAACCAGGGGCGGCCGCAATGACAGCGAGTACTGTGTCACCAAATACCGCGTCATCGGGATCCCAAAGTTCCGCGATCACCGATGCGCTCACCTACGCCGTTGTCCGAGTTGTCGTTGCGGTCATTCAGGTGCTGCCCATGGACATGGGCGATCATCTCTGTCGCGGTCTCGCAGTTGCGTTAGCCGGCCCGCTGGCGATTCGTCGCCGCGTGATTGCCGACACACTGGCGAATGTGTACCCGACCGCGTCTGCCGCACAAAAGCACCAGCTGACACTCTCGATGTGGCATCATTTGATGCTCATGATTTGTGAAATCGCCTGGGCTCAGCGACGCTTGCATCTGGCAAACTGGACTGATCACATTCGCTTTCGAGGCAATCGTGAGATTTTAGCTACGAGTTTGGTATCACGTCCGTCGGTGCTCGTCAGTGGCCATTTTGGAAACTTTGAAATTGGCAGTTACACGTTTGGGCTGATGGGAGTGAGGACGCTCGCGATCGCGCGTACATTGGACAATGCCTACCTGCATCGCTGGGTCGAACGGTTTCGTGGCGCCAAAGGACAGTTGCTTGTCGACAAGAACGGGTGCGCGCCGATCGTCGACCAATTCATGCGAGAGGGCGGTGCGCTATCGCTCCTGGCTGATCAACACGCAGGCAATAAGGGATTGTGGGTTGACTTCTGTGGCGTTCCAGCGTCGTGCCACAAAGCCTTAGCACTATTCTCGCTGACCAACCAAGCACCGATGCTGGCGTTGTACACACGGCGAGTTGACGGACGCCCACTCCAATTCGAGTCGGCCCTTGTCGAAATGGTTGATCCGCTCGCCATCGATATTGATGAACGTAGCCGGGTCGCCTGTGAATCGGTGGAGTCATTAACACATTGGTACAACCGACAGCTCGAGCGAATCATCGACATAGCGCCCGAGCAATACTGGTGGCTGCATCGCCGCTGGCGAACGCCTCCACCGCGCATCGCCAAACGATTCGCCAAAGCCAAGCAATGCCACACGCAGCACAACACCTCCCCTGGTCAGGAAGCTCAAGCCGCCTGA
- a CDS encoding cytochrome c oxidase subunit 3, with the protein MPNSIARLPPDIRYHQGGWLFLCTLLVFFLTSLLLYGIYAESRQGDPQSAVELPTSFLTSTVCLIGISVVLHASTRTVRRSQRFATVFFIAIAAVAAVVFIVIQYRSMLELLGGPALAGGTGKGVAGMVVVLAFLHALHVAGGILALGIVGVRTAMGHYDHERHWPVDFAALYWHFLDVVWVCMLITFVLTTGGIAL; encoded by the coding sequence TTGCCAAATTCCATTGCTCGCCTGCCGCCGGATATACGCTACCACCAAGGCGGTTGGTTGTTTTTGTGCACTCTGTTGGTGTTTTTCCTCACCAGTCTTTTGCTGTATGGGATTTACGCAGAGTCGCGTCAGGGCGATCCACAGTCGGCGGTGGAACTGCCAACCAGTTTTCTGACCAGCACGGTCTGTTTGATTGGCATCAGTGTGGTACTGCATGCATCGACACGAACGGTGCGGCGCAGCCAACGATTTGCAACCGTGTTTTTCATCGCCATCGCCGCTGTGGCGGCAGTCGTATTTATTGTGATTCAGTATCGTTCGATGTTGGAGCTCCTCGGCGGACCGGCGCTGGCGGGGGGGACCGGCAAGGGCGTCGCCGGGATGGTCGTGGTACTGGCGTTTCTACACGCGTTGCATGTCGCCGGCGGGATTCTGGCGTTGGGAATTGTGGGTGTGCGGACGGCGATGGGACACTATGACCACGAACGGCACTGGCCCGTCGATTTCGCTGCCTTGTACTGGCATTTTTTGGATGTGGTATGGGTATGCATGCTGATCACGTTTGTTCTGACCACGGGTGGAATCGCTTTATAA
- a CDS encoding PQQ-binding-like beta-propeller repeat protein yields the protein MNQHPFRCQKPVSFVHAMIVVALTMGAARFTTAGDWPQILGPHRDGQAVGESIEAWKTPPAIRWRVTCGAGYSGVAVAKDHVFLWHRERDSELLDCLSSADGRRVWRAEFPAVYRGGVDADRGPRSVPLVTDERVFVYGAAGDLHAVSTTQGKPLWSRQLRSDYDADDGYFGAGGSPLLVGQSLIVPVGGERNAGLVAVDVRDGKTLWTAVNQEAAYASPITMEINGETRVVAVLRLKIVLLDPASGEVLSELEFGKRGPTVNAATPLVRQDELFVTAAYGVGCRMLDMSANPPSDLWNSRDVISSQYATPVRIGESLFAITGREDYGTGELLCARWADGTVNWNQPGFGTAHLIGAGERVLAQSVGGRLVLFAAESNEFLSLAEAELPAGIYRSLPAFAGGTLFCRRTISATEGELLAIELK from the coding sequence ATGAATCAACATCCATTCCGTTGCCAAAAGCCTGTTTCGTTCGTCCATGCGATGATCGTAGTCGCGTTGACGATGGGAGCCGCACGATTCACGACCGCTGGCGACTGGCCGCAGATTTTAGGTCCGCATCGTGATGGACAGGCGGTCGGCGAATCAATCGAAGCCTGGAAAACGCCGCCTGCGATTCGTTGGCGAGTTACATGTGGCGCAGGTTATTCTGGCGTTGCTGTTGCCAAAGATCATGTTTTTCTCTGGCATCGCGAACGCGACTCTGAGCTGCTTGATTGTCTTTCTTCGGCGGATGGTCGACGGGTATGGCGGGCCGAGTTTCCAGCGGTCTATCGAGGTGGCGTCGATGCTGATCGAGGCCCTCGTTCGGTGCCACTGGTTACCGACGAGCGGGTCTTTGTCTATGGGGCGGCAGGCGACCTACACGCGGTGTCCACGACGCAGGGTAAACCGCTGTGGTCGCGGCAGCTGCGATCGGATTATGACGCCGATGACGGATATTTTGGAGCGGGAGGATCGCCCCTGCTCGTCGGTCAATCGCTGATTGTGCCCGTGGGCGGCGAACGGAACGCGGGGCTCGTTGCTGTTGATGTCCGCGATGGCAAGACGCTGTGGACGGCCGTCAATCAGGAAGCCGCCTACGCGTCTCCGATCACCATGGAAATCAATGGCGAGACGCGTGTGGTCGCCGTGCTGCGACTAAAAATTGTGCTGCTTGATCCGGCAAGCGGCGAGGTCTTGTCTGAACTCGAGTTCGGCAAACGCGGCCCCACCGTGAACGCTGCCACGCCGCTGGTCCGTCAAGATGAACTGTTCGTAACGGCCGCCTACGGCGTCGGCTGTCGGATGCTCGACATGTCCGCAAATCCGCCGAGCGATCTCTGGAATTCACGGGACGTGATCAGCAGCCAATATGCGACCCCCGTGCGAATCGGTGAGTCGCTGTTTGCGATCACGGGACGGGAAGACTACGGCACGGGAGAGCTGCTGTGCGCACGATGGGCCGATGGCACCGTGAATTGGAATCAGCCAGGATTCGGAACCGCTCACTTGATCGGTGCTGGCGAGCGAGTGTTGGCGCAGAGCGTCGGTGGCCGCCTCGTCCTATTCGCAGCGGAATCGAACGAATTCCTTAGCCTCGCCGAAGCCGAACTGCCCGCAGGGATCTACCGATCGCTACCCGCCTTTGCCGGTGGAACGCTGTTTTGCCGCAGAACCATCTCGGCCACCGAGGGCGAACTGCTCGCGATCGAGCTGAAGTAG